In Callospermophilus lateralis isolate mCalLat2 chromosome 18, mCalLat2.hap1, whole genome shotgun sequence, one DNA window encodes the following:
- the Znf613 gene encoding LOW QUALITY PROTEIN: zinc finger protein 613 (The sequence of the model RefSeq protein was modified relative to this genomic sequence to represent the inferred CDS: inserted 2 bases in 1 codon) has translation MINPQELLTLEDVAVKFTWEEWHLLGPTQKDLYRDVMLENFRNLVSVGCQASKPDALSKLLRGEPWTVEDEIHGQICSEIKKADDHLQIQLRNQRCQKKVEQCHKYSASRNIIHHRTNNFSLRQNHDIFDFHRKRLKSNLSLVNHNRSCEVENSVKANGIGKSFLHARHEQFPIEIKFPEYGNSVNTNSHQRSQKAEKPHVCIECGKAFLKKSRLIDHQRVHTGEKPHGCSVCGKAFSRKSQLTEHQKTHRGERRYECTECDKAFRWKLQFIAHHKIHTGEKPYVCSDCGKGFIKKSRLINHQRVHTGEKPHACSLCEKAFSRKFRLIEHQRTHTGEKPYECTECDKAFRWKSQLNAHLKTHTGEKSYICSECGKGFIQKGNLTVHQRTHTGEKPYTCNECGRGFIQKGNLLIHQRIHTGEKPYVCNDCGKGFSQKTCLISHQRFHTGKTPFVCTDCGKSCSHKSGLINHQRIHTGEKPYRCGDCGKAFRNKSCLNRHRRTHTGERPYGCSDCGKAFSHLSCLVYHKGILHAREKQVDSVKLENSFSKNCSSSHTNDPMQEESLVSMGTMQIPSVATQTSLGNSEFQADRSIAIVGQPDVRHSPSAETXDLAQKRNLMNAMNVIVLSVTNYITFYVTKITQE, from the exons ATGATCAATCCCCAG GAGTTGCTGACACTGGAGGATGTGGCCGTGAAGTTCACCTGGGAGGAGTGGCACCTCCTGGGCCCTACTCAGAAGGACCTGTACCGGGACGTGATGTTGGAGAACTTCAGGAACCTGGTGTCCGTGG GGTGTCAAGCCAGCAAGCCCGATGCCCTCTCCAAGTTATTACGAGGAGAACCGTGGACAGTGGAAGATGAAATCCATGGTCAGATTTGTTCAG AAATCAAGAAAGCTGATGATCATCTGCAGATACAGTTACGAAATCAAAGATGTCAGAAGAAAGTGGAACAGTGCCATAAATACAGTGCATCCAGAAACATCATCCATCATAGAACAAATAACTTTTCTTTAAGGCaaaaccatgatatatttgacttTCACAGGAAAAGATTAAAATCAAATTTAAGTTTAGTCAACCATAACAGAAGCTGTGAAGTAGAGAATTCTGTCAAGGCTAATGGAATTGGAAAATCATTCCTCCATGCCAGGCATGAACAATTTCCTATTGAAATTAAATTTCCTGAATatggaaattctgtgaatacaaattCACATCAGAGATCCCAAAAGGCAGAGAAGCCCCATGTATGCATCGAATGTGGGAAGGCCTTCCTCAAGAAGTCTCGTCTCATAGATCACCAGAGAGTGCATACAGGAGAGAAACCTCATGGGTGCAGTGTGTGTGGGAAAGCCTTCTCCAGAAAGTCCCAGCTCACTGAACATCAGAAAACTCACAGAGGAGAGAGGCGGTATGAATGCACCGAGTGTGACAAAGCATTCCGCTGGAAATTACAGTTTATTGCACATCACAAAATTCACACAGGAGAGAAACCCTATGTAtgtagtgactgtggaaaaggctTCATCAAGAAGTCTCGTCTCATTAATCATCAGCGAGTTCATACAGGAGAAAAACCTCATGCATGTAGCCTGTGTGAGAAGGCATTCTCCAGAAAGTTCAGACTCATTGAACATCAGAGAACTCAcacaggagagaagccctacGAATGTACTGAGTGTGACAAAGCTTTCCGCTGGAAATCACAACTCAACGCACATCTGAAAACCCATACAGGAGAGAAATCCTATATATGCAGTGAATGTGGAAAAGGCTTCATTCAGAAAGGCAATCTCACTGTCCACCAgcgaactcatactggagagaagccttacacTTGCAATGAATGTGGAAGAGGCTTCATCCAGAAGGGCAATCTCCTTATACATCAGCGtattcacactggagagaaaccctatgTCTGCAATGactgtgggaaaggcttcagccAGAAAACATGCTTGATCTCACATCAGAGATTCCACACAGGAAAGACTCCCTTTGTATGTACCGACTGTGGGAAATCCTGCTCACACAAGTCTGGTCTCATTAATCATCAGAGAATCCACACAGGAGAGAAGCCTTACAGGTGTGGTGACTGTGGGAAAGCTTTCAGAAATAAGTCATGCCTCAATAGACACCGGAGGACTCATACGGGAGAGAGACCCTATGGGTGCTCTGACTGTGGGAAGGCATTCTCCCACCTGTCATGCCTTGTTTATCATAAGGGAATTCTGCATGCAAGAGAGAAACAGGTTGATTCAGTCAAGCTAGAAAATAGTTTCTCAAAGAATTGCAGCTCATCACATACAAATGATCCCATGCAGGAGGAGAGTCTTGTTAGCATGGGAACTATGCAGATTCCTTCTGTGGCAACTCAGACTTCATTGGGCAACAGTGAGTTCCAAGCAGATAGGAGCATAGCTATTGTGGGACAGCCAGATGTCAGACATTCACCCTCAGCAGAGAC AGACCTTGCACAGAAGAGAAATCTTATGAATGCAATGAATGTGATAGTGCTTTCAGTGACCAATTACATCACATTTTATGTCACAAAAATCACACAGGAGTAA